From Phycodurus eques isolate BA_2022a chromosome 1, UOR_Pequ_1.1, whole genome shotgun sequence, one genomic window encodes:
- the LOC133411675 gene encoding calcium/calmodulin-dependent protein kinase type 1D-like isoform X1 — protein MGRQEADDAWKKDTQDIREIFDFIEELGSGAFSEVFMVREKKTGRTFAMKCIKKKQSKDANLENEIAVLRRIQHENVVAMVDFYESQTYFYLVMQLVSGGELFDRILDRGVYSEMDASRVIRQVLHAVSYLHHNDIVHRDLKPENILYYSPEENSKIMISDFGLSKMLDKDVMSTACGTPGYVAPEVLAQKPYSKAVDCWSIGVITYILLCGYPPFYEDSETRLFSKITEAQYEFDPPFWDDISTSAKDFICNMMQKNPLMRYTTEQALRHPWIIGKTAQSQDIYYSVSVQIQKNFARSKWKKAFNATVAVNHMKKLRLAHAERLPESARVPDIRAVEASPPVSRRKRLDPEKETEEAADHAGPLAGHVDLKCRFRPPKASQTVHRAPTVAEQGKYIYHSEPANLNGCAKNRIGKTLQTSVCAVM, from the exons ATGGGCCGTCAGGAGGCCGACGACGCGTGGAAAAAGGACACGCAAGACATCCGGGAGATTTTTGACTTCATAGAGGAGTTGGGATC AGGGGCCTTCTCCGAGGTCTTCATGGTGCGGGAGAAGAAGACGGGAAGGACGTTTGCGATGAAGTGCATCAAGAAGAAACAAAGCAAGGACGCCAATCTGGAGAACGAGATCGCCGTGCTCAGAAG AATCCAACATGAGAATGTGGTGGCGATGGTGGATTTCTATGAAAGTCAGACTTATTTCTACCTGGTCATGCAACT CGTGTCCGGCGGCGAGCTCTTTGACCGCATCCTGGACCGAGGCGTGTACTCTGAGATGGACGCCAGTCGCGTGATCCGACAGGTGCTGCACGCTGTCAGCTACCTGCATCACAACGACATTGTGCATCGGGACCTCAAG CCGGAGAACATCCTGTACTACAGCCCGGAGGAGAACTCCAAGATCATGATCAGTGATTTTGGCTTGTCTAAAATGTTGGACAAGGATGTAATGTCCACTGCCTGTGGCACTCCGGGTTATGTTG CTCCTGAAGTGCTGGCACAGAAACCTTACAGCAAGGCAGTGGACTGCTGGTCTATTGGCGTGATCACGTACATCTT ATTGTGCGGATATCCTCCATTCTACGAAGACAGCGAGACGCGCCTCTTCTCCAAGATCACCGAGGCGCAGTACGAGTTTGACCCGCCCTTCTGGGACGACATTTCCACATCGG CCAAAGATTTCATCTGCAACATGATGCAGAAGAATCCCCTCATGCGCTACACCACTGAGCAAGCGCTCAGGCACCCCTG GATCATCGGAAAGACGGCGCAGAGCCAGGACATCTACTATTCGGTCAGCGTGCAGATCCAAAAGAACTTTGCCAGGTCCAAGTGGAAG AAAGCCTTCAACGCCACGGTGGCCGTCAACCACATGAAGAAGCTGCGGCTCGCCCACGCCGAGCGGCTCCCCGAGTCCGCTCGAGTCCCGGACATCCGGGCGGTCGAGGCATCCCCTCCGGTCTCGCGGCGCAAGCGTCTCGACCCCGAGAAGGAGACCGAAGAGGCCGCGGATCACGCCGGCCCGCTCGCCGGCCACGTGGACTTGAAGTGCCGCTTCCGCCCGCCGAAGGCCAGCCAGACTGTGCACCGCGCGCCCACCGTCGCTGAGCAGGGGAAGTACATCTACCACTCGGAGCCCGCCAACCTCAACGG GTGCGCCAAGAACAGAATCGGAAAGACCCTTCAGACCAGCGTTTGCGCCGTCATGTGA
- the LOC133411675 gene encoding calcium/calmodulin-dependent protein kinase type 1G-like isoform X2 translates to MVDFYESQTYFYLVMQLVSGGELFDRILDRGVYSEMDASRVIRQVLHAVSYLHHNDIVHRDLKPENILYYSPEENSKIMISDFGLSKMLDKDVMSTACGTPGYVAPEVLAQKPYSKAVDCWSIGVITYILLCGYPPFYEDSETRLFSKITEAQYEFDPPFWDDISTSAKDFICNMMQKNPLMRYTTEQALRHPWIIGKTAQSQDIYYSVSVQIQKNFARSKWKKAFNATVAVNHMKKLRLAHAERLPESARVPDIRAVEASPPVSRRKRLDPEKETEEAADHAGPLAGHVDLKCRFRPPKASQTVHRAPTVAEQGKYIYHSEPANLNGCAKNRIGKTLQTSVCAVM, encoded by the exons ATGGTGGATTTCTATGAAAGTCAGACTTATTTCTACCTGGTCATGCAACT CGTGTCCGGCGGCGAGCTCTTTGACCGCATCCTGGACCGAGGCGTGTACTCTGAGATGGACGCCAGTCGCGTGATCCGACAGGTGCTGCACGCTGTCAGCTACCTGCATCACAACGACATTGTGCATCGGGACCTCAAG CCGGAGAACATCCTGTACTACAGCCCGGAGGAGAACTCCAAGATCATGATCAGTGATTTTGGCTTGTCTAAAATGTTGGACAAGGATGTAATGTCCACTGCCTGTGGCACTCCGGGTTATGTTG CTCCTGAAGTGCTGGCACAGAAACCTTACAGCAAGGCAGTGGACTGCTGGTCTATTGGCGTGATCACGTACATCTT ATTGTGCGGATATCCTCCATTCTACGAAGACAGCGAGACGCGCCTCTTCTCCAAGATCACCGAGGCGCAGTACGAGTTTGACCCGCCCTTCTGGGACGACATTTCCACATCGG CCAAAGATTTCATCTGCAACATGATGCAGAAGAATCCCCTCATGCGCTACACCACTGAGCAAGCGCTCAGGCACCCCTG GATCATCGGAAAGACGGCGCAGAGCCAGGACATCTACTATTCGGTCAGCGTGCAGATCCAAAAGAACTTTGCCAGGTCCAAGTGGAAG AAAGCCTTCAACGCCACGGTGGCCGTCAACCACATGAAGAAGCTGCGGCTCGCCCACGCCGAGCGGCTCCCCGAGTCCGCTCGAGTCCCGGACATCCGGGCGGTCGAGGCATCCCCTCCGGTCTCGCGGCGCAAGCGTCTCGACCCCGAGAAGGAGACCGAAGAGGCCGCGGATCACGCCGGCCCGCTCGCCGGCCACGTGGACTTGAAGTGCCGCTTCCGCCCGCCGAAGGCCAGCCAGACTGTGCACCGCGCGCCCACCGTCGCTGAGCAGGGGAAGTACATCTACCACTCGGAGCCCGCCAACCTCAACGG GTGCGCCAAGAACAGAATCGGAAAGACCCTTCAGACCAGCGTTTGCGCCGTCATGTGA